The following is a genomic window from Candidatus Methylomirabilota bacterium.
CAGGATCCGATCGGTGCTCCGTTGCATCGGTGGCGATTTCAATACCACAAGTATCCGGCGAGTGCCATCGGAGGCGGCTTCCCTACGGATTCTTCACATACCGCCGGATGAACACCACGCTGAGGAGCAGAGGTCCCACGAAGGCCGCCAGGTGTAGAGACCACGGGAGGAGCGCGGTTCCCGCGGATGCGGAGCATGGAAAGATCATCGCGACTCCCAGATAGAGTACGCTCGCGCCCAGCAGTGCCCACCCACCGAAGCGGTTCACGGCACACCATGTGCGGTCATCCGACAGGGTGTTGCCGGTCCGGATGCCGTAGGCCC
Proteins encoded in this region:
- a CDS encoding SdpI family protein, which gives rise to MSSQPFFIPAVIILLFAIPLILGLIPRDRAYGIRTGNTLSDDRTWCAVNRFGGWALLGASVLYLGVAMIFPCSASAGTALLPWSLHLAAFVGPLLLSVVFIRRYVKNP